The following DNA comes from Flammeovirgaceae bacterium.
GAGGTAAACGCCAGTGGCCATGCCAAACAAAAAGTAGAGGCAAAGGGCGCCTTCCAAAATGGTCACTGCATTTAATTTTGTTTTCACATAGTCGTTGCCTTTCCAGGCATCCCCTTTTCGCATGACGTTGAATTTCGGTGTCCTTATAAAGGGCGTGGTATGGCCAAGCAGGCCCTCCAGCACCGCAATTCCATTGTGCAGGGACAAGCCCATGGAGACAATCAGAAACCGAGGATAGAGCGACAAGAAGGCACGGGAGGGCGCTGGGGCGTAAAACCTTTTGGTGGAGACCCAATAGAACAGGGTGATGGAAAGAAACCCAATGATAAAAACGAGCCCTAAATCAAAAACCCACCCGATTTGAGGGTATTGGTTTTTAATGAAAAGCATGGGCACGCTCAACATGGCGGCCATCAGCAGGCACACAAACACCGAACTGTTGAACAAATGAAAAAAAGCGTGCATTTTATTAACGAAGGGCAATTTGGACGCCAGTACTTTTCCAAAATTCTTTCGGGCGGTCTCTGCGCCTCCTTTGTTCCACCGGTACTGTTGGGATTTTATGGCATCCATCAGGATGGGCAACTCGCCCGGGGTTTCCACCTCCTCCAGGTATTTGAATTTCCACCCCTTTAGCTGTGCCCTGTAGCTGAGGTCCAGGTCCTCCGTCAGGGTGTCAAAGTTCCAGCCCCCGGCATCTTCAATGCACTTGCCCCTCCACATGCCACAGGTGCCGTTGAAATTAATAAAACTGTTTGACGCACTCCTGGCGGATTGTTCAACGGAAAAGTGGGCATCCAACCCAAAAGCCTGCAGCCGCGTGAGCAACGAGTAGTCCCGGTTGAGGTGGCCCCACCTGGTCTGGACCACGCCTACCTCATTATCTTTAAAATAGGGGATTGTCTTTTTAATAAAATCGGGGTGGGGCAAAAAGTCTGCATCAAAGATGGCAATAAATTCCCCTTTGGCTTTTTTAAACCCCTCATCAAGGGCACCCGCCTTAAAGCCCCTCCGGTCTTTCCTGTGGATCAATTTTATATCCAGTCCATGCGCCCGCAACGCCCCTATCTTTTTACGGATGATTTCTGTGGTCTCGTCCGTGGAGTCGTCCAATACCTGCACCTCCAATTTATCTTTAGGGTAGTCAAATCGGCCAACCGCCTCGATCAGGCGTCCCACCACATATTTTTCATTGAACACGGGGAGCTGGACGGTAACATAGGGCACAAAACCATTGTCAAATGCAGCGGCCGGCCGGCCCTTTTTCCGGGACCTGGCATACACCCAGGCCAGGTGTAGCTGCCCAAGGCTGAACAAAAAAACGTACAGCAACGACAAAGAATACACGCCTGTCACTAGCCACTCCATCACCGGTATTTAAATAGGGTATGCAAAATTTTATAGCCTGCCAGTACCGTTCCCTTTACGGTCCCCGAGATTTTGGAAAACCCAATTCGTTTGCGGTACCGTACCGGCACTTCCAGGCAACGCATCTTCATTTTTGCTGCCTTCAACTGCATCTCCACCGTCCACCCATAAGTTTTATCCTGCATGTCCATGTTCAGCAAAGAAGAGAACCTGATCGCGCGAAAAGGCCCCAGGTCCGTAAATTTAACCCCATAAAACAACTTCAGTAAACGGGTGGCCAACCAATTGCCAAATATCTGTTGGGGGGTCATCGCCCCTGCCTCTTTCTGGCCCAGGGCACGCGACCCAATCACCAGGTCGGCCTTGTTTTGGTGGATAGGGGCCACCAATCCCTTCATTTCTTCAGGAAAATCGGAGTGGTCAGCGTCCAAAAAGACAACTATATCCGGGGGCACGGGGAGGCCCTTAATATATTCGATGCCCTTGAGGCAAGCGCGGCCATAGCCTGATACGGGCTCCCTGAGCACGATGGCGCCCCCCTCCCTGGCTACCTTCCCCGTGTTGTCGGTAGACGCATTGTTGACAACGACTATCGCGGTCACGAGGTCTTTGGGGATTTCCGCGAGCACCTGTCCGATACCATTTTCCTCATTGAAGGCAGGGATGATCACATAAATATTCGGGTCAACCATGGGCTAAAACCTGCAAAACCAAAAATTACTTTGCCCCAGTTGCCCCTGGCAGGGGGACGAGGTTGTTGCCCAGGAGCACCGGCTGGCCAAACCTTCCCTTTTCATCTTTCACTTCAAGGTTTAGCACGCCCCTGGGGCACACGGAAGAGCACACCCCACACCCCACACAGGAAGACCTGACAATATTTTGGCCGCGCTGTGCATACCACCTCACGTCAATGCCCATTTCACAATAGGTGGAACAATTGCCGCAAGAGATGCATTGCCCGCCATTGGTCGTAATCCGAAACCTGGATTTGAACCGCTGCACCATGCCGAGGTACGCTGCCAGGGGGCAACCAAACCTGCACCACACCCTGTTGCCCATGAAAGGGTAAAAGCCCGTACCTACCACTCCGGAGAAAACCGCACCGATCATAAAACCATACGGCCTCCTTAAATAAGTATAGGTGTCCAGTCCAAACACCGTGGACGTGCCCGATATAAAATTGTACAGCACCCCAGCGGTCATAATAATGGCAAAAACCAAAACCCCATGCACCAGCCATCGCTCTATTTTCCAGGACTTCAGGGATTTGTCCGACAGTTGCCGGAATGGGTCCCCTGCCGTTTCGGCCAGGGCACCGC
Coding sequences within:
- a CDS encoding glycosyltransferase; the protein is MEWLVTGVYSLSLLYVFLFSLGQLHLAWVYARSRKKGRPAAAFDNGFVPYVTVQLPVFNEKYVVGRLIEAVGRFDYPKDKLEVQVLDDSTDETTEIIRKKIGALRAHGLDIKLIHRKDRRGFKAGALDEGFKKAKGEFIAIFDADFLPHPDFIKKTIPYFKDNEVGVVQTRWGHLNRDYSLLTRLQAFGLDAHFSVEQSARSASNSFINFNGTCGMWRGKCIEDAGGWNFDTLTEDLDLSYRAQLKGWKFKYLEEVETPGELPILMDAIKSQQYRWNKGGAETARKNFGKVLASKLPFVNKMHAFFHLFNSSVFVCLLMAAMLSVPMLFIKNQYPQIGWVFDLGLVFIIGFLSITLFYWVSTKRFYAPAPSRAFLSLYPRFLIVSMGLSLHNGIAVLEGLLGHTTPFIRTPKFNVMRKGDAWKGNDYVKTKLNAVTILEGALCLYFLFGMATGVYLKDIGLLFFHLLLMMGFGSVFYYSVKPGTHA
- a CDS encoding glycosyltransferase family 2 protein, with protein sequence MVDPNIYVIIPAFNEENGIGQVLAEIPKDLVTAIVVVNNASTDNTGKVAREGGAIVLREPVSGYGRACLKGIEYIKGLPVPPDIVVFLDADHSDFPEEMKGLVAPIHQNKADLVIGSRALGQKEAGAMTPQQIFGNWLATRLLKLFYGVKFTDLGPFRAIRFSSLLNMDMQDKTYGWTVEMQLKAAKMKMRCLEVPVRYRKRIGFSKISGTVKGTVLAGYKILHTLFKYR